Proteins from one Elusimicrobiota bacterium genomic window:
- a CDS encoding DUF4838 domain-containing protein, with protein sequence MKNKKTAGLLLADDGRTFYSILLPQPHKCGSVEKFAAEELQKYFFKITGIKISIASTPKDGYRYISVGNTDIVEREHIKLFPRYGRKSFGGNFSGSGIFNLNEEWIFSDDGFIVKNCKQDVVLYGMNPRGTLYAVYSFLEQLGCRFYAPEFENYKGHAEYVPRINRLVTPVMYYISLPSLRWRKKDFDSMFTHDDTKCVKIIDWAAKNRINTIAVPLVPHFRKERGITWEKMRRKLLPEIQKRGLILEAGKHEMYTLCLSPEKYFRKHPEWYCLWEGKRIRNGVFSTANKNAVSEFIKNFVKLLNKYPEINVLQFWPPDVRRWSQAPEDQALGNETTRHALFVKTIAEVLRQKFPSVKLQFLAYHGYVVPPENIYFPDNTILDFCEISRSYQYRIYDKRDGNNRAYTKYLHGWMRRYRGDIGIYTYYSKYVWHSLPVILPKLIPEEIKYYSHHRIKGVSMYSEPDNWFNYEINHLLTAWCAWNTDADIDKYLTEYCGIRFGTAAKVLKNVVLELEKLVTRNASLRGTVVSDAAQYRKAIAETLLLQKMVKQCGELVTKNSTAKMFLHKFAGMLEHLLWDIRIVEAVRLKKDKRVVDILIAKQRVFYRKYKDAGILLYKYIDEEQRYQKLYLDGIKWRV encoded by the coding sequence GTGAAGAATAAGAAAACTGCAGGGTTGTTACTGGCTGATGACGGGAGAACCTTTTATTCAATCCTTCTCCCTCAACCGCATAAGTGCGGGAGCGTAGAAAAATTTGCTGCTGAAGAACTACAAAAGTATTTTTTTAAAATCACAGGTATAAAAATAAGTATTGCCTCAACCCCTAAGGATGGGTACCGGTACATTTCTGTGGGTAATACTGATATAGTTGAACGTGAACACATAAAACTTTTCCCTAGGTATGGAAGGAAAAGTTTTGGGGGTAATTTCAGCGGCAGCGGGATTTTTAATTTAAACGAAGAATGGATATTTTCGGATGACGGGTTTATCGTAAAAAACTGTAAGCAGGATGTTGTGTTATACGGGATGAACCCTAGAGGGACATTATACGCTGTATACTCGTTCCTTGAACAGCTGGGATGCAGGTTTTATGCGCCGGAGTTTGAGAATTATAAAGGGCATGCTGAGTACGTACCCCGGATTAACCGGTTAGTAACGCCGGTTATGTATTATATATCCCTGCCTTCTTTACGGTGGAGAAAAAAAGATTTTGATTCTATGTTCACCCATGACGATACGAAGTGCGTAAAGATAATTGATTGGGCTGCAAAAAACAGAATTAATACCATAGCGGTTCCTCTGGTGCCGCATTTCAGGAAAGAACGCGGGATTACCTGGGAAAAAATGAGGAGGAAGTTGCTTCCCGAGATACAAAAACGCGGGTTAATCCTTGAAGCCGGTAAGCATGAGATGTATACATTATGCCTGTCCCCGGAAAAGTATTTCAGGAAACATCCTGAATGGTACTGTTTATGGGAAGGGAAAAGGATACGTAATGGTGTGTTTAGTACCGCCAATAAAAACGCAGTGAGTGAATTTATAAAAAATTTTGTTAAACTACTTAATAAGTACCCGGAGATAAATGTTTTGCAATTCTGGCCCCCGGATGTCAGGCGGTGGAGCCAGGCGCCGGAGGATCAGGCGCTGGGGAATGAAACCACCAGGCATGCGTTGTTTGTAAAAACAATTGCTGAGGTGCTCCGCCAGAAGTTTCCAAGTGTTAAACTTCAGTTTTTAGCGTATCACGGATACGTTGTTCCTCCGGAGAATATATATTTCCCGGATAATACAATACTGGATTTTTGTGAAATCTCACGGAGTTATCAGTACCGTATCTACGATAAACGCGATGGAAATAATAGGGCGTATACAAAATACCTGCACGGATGGATGCGGAGATACAGGGGTGATATCGGGATTTATACGTATTACTCGAAGTATGTATGGCATTCATTACCGGTTATACTTCCGAAGTTAATACCGGAAGAGATTAAGTATTATTCACACCACAGGATTAAGGGTGTGAGTATGTATTCTGAACCGGATAACTGGTTTAACTATGAGATAAATCATTTACTGACAGCCTGGTGTGCATGGAATACCGATGCGGATATTGATAAGTATCTAACAGAATATTGCGGGATACGGTTTGGGACAGCAGCGAAGGTACTAAAAAATGTTGTTCTTGAACTTGAGAAATTGGTCACCCGGAACGCGTCATTACGCGGGACGGTGGTCAGTGATGCTGCGCAATACCGTAAAGCAATTGCTGAAACTCTGCTGTTGCAGAAGATGGTGAAGCAATGCGGGGAATTGGTAACTAAAAACAGTACTGCTAAGATGTTTCTCCATAAATTCGCGGGTATGCTTGAACACTTGTTGTGGGACATAAGAATTGTGGAAGCTGTTAGGTTGAAGAAAGATAAACGCGTAGTGGACATCCTTATTGCTAAACAAAGGGTGTTCTACAGGAAGTATAAAGATGCCGGGATATTAT